A genomic window from Canis lupus dingo isolate Sandy chromosome 13, ASM325472v2, whole genome shotgun sequence includes:
- the ALB gene encoding albumin, translating into MKWVTFISLFFLFSSAYSRGLVRREAYKSEIAHRYNDLGEEHFRGLVLVAFSQYLQQCPFEDHVKLAKEVTEFAKACAAEESGANCDKSLHTLFGDKLCTVASLRDKYGDMADCCEKQEPDRNECFLAHKDDNPGFPPLVAPEPDALCAAFQDNEQLFLGKYLYEIARRHPYFYAPELLYYAQQYKGVFAECCQAADKAACLGPKIEALREKVLLSSAKERFKCASLQKFGDRAFKAWSVARLSQRFPKADFAEISKVVTDLTKVHKECCHGDLLECADDRADLAKYMCENQDSISTKLKECCDKPVLEKSQCLAEVERDELPGDLPSLAADFVEDKEVCKNYQEAKDVFLGTFLYEYSRRHPEYSVSLLLRLAKEYEATLEKCCATDDPPTCYAKVLDEFKPLVDEPQNLVKTNCELFEKLGEYGFQNALLVRYTKKAPQVSTPTLVEVSRKLGKVGTKCCKKPESERMSCADDFLSVVLNRLCVLHEKTPVSERVTKCCSESLVNRRPCFSGLEVDETYVPKEFNAETFTFHADLCTLPEAEKQVKKQTALVELLKHKPKATDEQLKTVMGDFGAFVEKCCAAENKEGCFSEEGPKLVAAAQAALV; encoded by the exons ATGAAGTGGGTaacttttatttccctcttctttctctttagctCTGCTTATTCCAGGGGCTTGGTTCGACGAGAAGCAT atAAGAGTGAGATTGCTCATCGGTACAATGATTTGGGAGAAGAACATTTCAGAGGCCT GGTGCTGGTTGCCTTTTCTCAGTATCTCCAGCAGTGTCCATTTGAGGATCATGTGAAACTAGCCAAGGAAGTGACTGAGTTTGCAAAAGCCTGTGCTGCTGAAGAGTCAGGGGCCAACTGTGACAAATCCCTT CACACCCTGTTCGGGGACAAGCTGTGCACGGTGGCCTCCCTCCGGGACAAGTACGGGGACATGGCCGACTGCTGCGAGAAGCAGGAGCCCGACAGGAACGAGTGCTTCCTGGCGCACAAGGACGACAACCCGGGCTTCCCCCCGCTGGTGGCCCCCGAGCCCGACGCGCTGTGCGCCGCCTTCCAGGACAACGAGCAGCTGTTCCTGGGGAA GTACCTGTACGAAATTGCCAGAAGACATCCGTACTTCTACGCCCCAGAACTCCTGTACTATGCTCAACAGTATAAAGGAGTCTTTGCGGAGTGCTGCCAGGCCGCAGACAAGGCCGCCTGCCTGGGACCCAAG aTTGAGGCTTTGAGGGAAAAAGTACTGCTTTCATCTGCCAAGGAGAGATTCAAGTGTGCCAGCCTCCAAAAATTCGGAGATAGAGCCTTTAAAGCCTG GTCAGTAGCTCGCCTGAGCCAGCGATTTCCCAAAGCTGACTTTGCAGAGATCTCCAAGGTGGTGACAGATCTTACCAAAGTCCACAAGGAATGCTGCCATGGTGACCTGCTGGAGTGTGCAGATGACAGG GCGGATCTTGCCAAGTATATGTGTGAAAATCAAGATTCAATCTCCACTAAACTGAAGGAATGCTGTGATAAGCCTGTGTTGGAAAAATCCCAGTGTCTTGCTGAGGTGGAAAGAGATGAGTTACCTGGTGACCTGCCCTCATTAGCTGCTGATTTTGTTGAAGATAAGGAGGTTTGCAAAAACTATCAGGAGGCAAAGGATGTGTTCCTGGGCAC GTTTTTGTATGAATACTCAAGAAGGCATCCAGAGTACTCTGTCTCATTGCTTTTGAGACTCGCCAAGGAATATGAAGCCACACTAGAGAAATGCTGTGCCACCGATGATCCTCCTACATGCTATGCCAAAGTG CTTGATGAATTTAAACCTCTTGTGGATGAGCCTCAGAATTTAGTCAAAACAAACTGTGAACTTTTTGAAAAACTTGGAGAGTATGGCTTCCAAAATGC GCTCTTAGTTCGTTACACCAAGAAAGCACCCCAAGTGTCAACTCCAACTCTCGTGGAGGTCTCAAGAAAACTAGGAAAAGTGGGCACCAAATGTTGTAAGAAACCTGAATCAGAGAGAATGTCCTGTGCTGATGACTTT CTGTCCGTGGTCCTGAACCGGTTGTGTGTGTTGCACGAGAAGACCCCAGTGAGCGAGAGAGTTACCAAATGCTGCTCAGAGTCCTTGGTGAACAGACGACCATGCTTTTCTGGTCTGGAAGTCGATGAGACCTATGTTCCCAAAGAGTTTAATGCTGAAACATTCACTTTCCATGCAGATTTATGCACACTTCCTGAGGCTGAGAAACAAGTCAAGAAACAAAc TGCACTTGTTGAACTGCTGAAACACAAGCCCAAGGCAACAGATGAACAACTGAAAACTGTTATGGGAGATTTTGGAGCCTTTGTAGAGAAGTGCTGCGCAGCTGAAAATAAAGAGGGCTGCTTTTCTGAAGAG GGTCCAAAACTCGTTGCTGCTGCTCAAGCTGCCTTAGTCTGA